cctgtaaaaatatttaaaattcatttttaattcttacaaaaaatttgtcttattttttattcttacaaaattaaaatatatgattttttggaCCAGAgttgtgtttaaattttaaaatatagttcttaagattaaaaatcatcacaaatcataaaaaaatcaaaacacaatTTGTTTTGGTGGTTAAAAATGACAACAAAttgaaggaggaaaaaaaaaaccacctcCTACCCAAAATGCAAAAGCAGTGCAAAAACCATGGAAAAAAAGAGTTAAACAGAAAACACTCGTAAAAAAACCAACTATGATAAGACCGAACTGATCCAAACCCCCCACACCCCACCTACTgtcccctttttcttttctgcacTTACAAGAGGAAGTGGAAACCgaaagatttaatttttaaggaacCCCTTTTGTCGTGTTTTGAGCTCAAATTGCcagcttttattttattagttttgtagAGAGGTGAGAGGAATCCGGAAGGGTGAGGCTTGAGGTGGCGATGCGGTTTTTCCAATATGTGGAGTGTGAACTTCTTGCTAGCAGGAACATATGTTATTTGTCTAGAATTCTTGATGCATTATGTGGTTAAGGGGCCGCAGAACTCGCTAGTGGTGGGGGGTGAGgggtgaaagagaaaaaaaagaagtcagAGAAACACATGTCTAATTTTTAGTTGAGACATCAGACACCTAGTTTTGATAAAATCGAACCTAACAAAAAATTTTACAAGACTAAAAATGAAGTTTGAGTACTATATTAACTTCAATGGATCATTTTACATGATACTTATAATCTAAACCATTCTTACCACGGATTAGGTTTTGCTACCCAAGAAACTTCTGTCAATACAGATTACAgaatgcagcaacctggaggaGATACCCCAAGACCCAGAAGAAATGCAAGCTTCAGAAAATGCAGTGACAGATGAGATTGATTCTTTCTCTATGGGTTCGATTGTTGTCAAGGAAGATAATCTTGAATACCCTGATTGTGGTAAAGCAACTGATGCTTGTAGCTCAGAATTAGTAAGCCAGGCTACTTGTGTTAAGCACGACAACAATTCAGTGTCATCATTTCCAAATCATGAGAGTTGTATTTCAAACTGATAGTATTGAAGACCACCCAAATAATGTAAGCAGTTTCTCAAATACTGAAACATCATTTAAGGATCCAGAGTCATACTTTGATGCTTTGGTAACTATCAACACTTGTACAATTGAAGAATCAGAAATAGAAGGGGAAAACTGTTGTCAGAAGGATGCTGGTGTGGTGGATGTTGATCCATCACTGGTATCAAAGAGCCCCATTGATGACTTTCAGGAACATTCTGTTCCAAATTCTTGAAGATGGAGGGAATACTAGAAGCCTGACCCTTGAAGAGGTAACAGATACTATACTTTTTTGCAGCTCTATCATCCATGATCTTGCACATCAGGCTACAACGACAGCAATGGAAAATGAACACTCAGAACCATTGGAAGGTTCTGAGCCAACGGTGACTATATTGGCGAAAACCAATTCCGATACCAAGGACTCTCAGCAGCCGAACTGCTGGCAAGGGTGCATGAAACCCCAGAAGGAAGCAAGGCTGAGAATGATGAAAATATTGATCAGTTTGACACCCAATGTTGGACTTCCTAACAAAGTAGACAACATGAAGCCCCTTCCAAATAAGCTTGAATCAAAGTGTAATTGCATCATAATGTGAGAGTACAAATTTCAGATTGCACTCATAATTTGTGTCAGCATTCTTCTCTAGAAGTTggcctatatatatacaccAGAGTAAGGCTTAGTCAAATGCTTGCGCGTTTATGGATGTTTGGGATAATAGCCAATTGCTATATGTTGGTTCCAATATATATTGTAAGATATGGCACTTTGTGTTTGACATAATTGTAAAGTTATTTTTCtcccctccttttttttttttggcaggaCATTAATTTGAGGCATTTGGAGGATTGTGCTCCTCCAGTTGCCCCATTTTTGTTATTTGATTTCCATCTCAATGAAGTGATCCATCAATGGAAGTGTGAAGTAGAACTCATTCATATTcgttttaaaaagaaaacacagaTCATGCCATACTATTATTACATATCAATATGGCTACTAAATGTTGATATAATTAACGAAAACAGCTACACTGAGTAGTGACTTGTATCATCAATTCTCTCCCCACTcggttcttttcttttctataaatGAATAGAAAGGTCACCTTACTGCAGCTGACTTCCAATTTTCAATTCTGGTTATCACTGAGTATCATTTAATGACACAACACCGAAGACTTGAAAGATATTCATCAACTATTCTTTCTACATTTGAATATCTATTACTTGAACCTTTATAAGAGTATAAGACGAAGCATATTATATTGTActgtttattttaaaaggaaaaaaatgtatcAATCTTGAATATTGAAATAAACTGTGTAATGCTCATCTCTGAATGAGAGTAATGGCTGCAAAAGAAAATTCCTGTTCGTGCCTTTAGCCACAAAACTGATAGGATTGTATTGGCTCAATCCTTGCAGAGCAACAAAGCTTGTTGCTTTGTTAAAAGTAGCATCAGAATCAGATTTGCAACTGAGCTTGACTCCTGAACTAGGGCTCATACCACTGTACACATAACAGCCTTTGTTGCTCTGGGATTCTAAAGATACAGTTTCATTTCGTCCATCCAATCCTGGTACCAAAAGGAAAACAGAAGATGGCCCGCCATGAGAAGAATCTGCAATGAGAAGAGGTTTGCCTGCTCCTTGGTGAATCACATTCATtccaggaaaatcaaatggttctAACATCACTGATCTATCATTAGCATCTGCTAATGTTGAAAATTTTGAGGAAGAATCTTTTAGGACAATCCTAAAGGTTGCCTGAAGAGTCAAATCAGTGCCATATTCAGGCAATTTTTGCATTGAAACTGATTTGTTTGAATTTGTCAAGACAAAAGTTGATCCTTCAAAGTCTCGGAAAAAAGAAACTAGTTGACTATTGTAACTGGCAGGAATAGGAGTAATCCAGTCTGCATTGTTAGCCCCAGCTTTAAGGTCCCAATCACCACCGGTTGTATGACCAGCAAGAAGATAAGGACCATAAAGAATTGCTTGAACAGATGCATATTCAGGCCTGTCATCtgaatttagttaaaaaaaactatcagtaacaaacaatttttttgttagaaataaaTGCTCTGACAGAAGAATACTAGTAAATAGTAATCAATACTTGTGGATTATCTTGTGAAGCTACCTTTTATGGCCTCTGTCCTTACGGTAAGGGGCAGCTGAAGGGTCAGCTTGTCACTACCACTCCATTGCCTTGTGACTGACAAATACTTTCCTAGAGGTCACAAAATAAAGCATTACTTCAATGTTGAAAGTGTTAatgttttttgttaaaaaataaacaaatatatattatttgctgAAAAGAGTGTCTTTATTTTTTGGTGGCTAACCAGATAAATGGCAGACCTTTTGGATGataaaaaatgaagtaaagTTAGATTGACACCTGGATTTGGCAGGGATAAAGTTTGACCATTTAATATCCCCTTGGCGCCATCCAGAAGAGTCCAACTTGGTAGTCGAAAGTTCAATGTAGACAAAGTATTCTGCAGAAGTAAAGATTTGAAAACTTAGGATGTAGAAGAAAAATGCAGAGGATCTTACATTTCATATCCTGTTGGTTTCTACTCAAATAAGGTTTAAAATTTGGCATTGTAAGTCACGCAGATTCATCACACTTCATTAGAAAATATTGTACCCTATCCATTATCCTTTAGCTGATTTGTCGCAATTCAAAGTTAAAAACAAATCCAAGCCATTAGTGCAGAAGGGTTTAGAACAAAAACAGACCAACTCTTGCCCAGATTATGAGGATGCTTACTCTAAAAGGTATCTAAGATGAATATTTAGCTAAATGAGATGCCATTGCCCATAACAATGTCACAGTTACCTCAACAGGAGAAAACGTAAATGTCACACGTAGGTAAGGATCCGATGAAGCAACTGGAACAACTGTCTGATTGAGCAAAATTTTGCCTGATTTCCAATTAAATGAGCTTGGTATGTACTGAATGATGTAAAGTGTGGGATCTTTTCCTTCCTCCTCAAAATAGATAGAATCCCCCAGCTTTGAGAATGATTCAATTCCTaataaacagaaaaagaaattgaGACTAAATGATTGATAAAAGTATGGTGTAGTTGAAAAAGAATGCAGTTTCGGAAGTATATAACAAAACAATTGTATACCTGTTCCATAGCAACACCAGAAAGAGTCAAATTGTGTTCCCCAACTATGTCCAGTTCTAGCCTTTGAAACCGCAAAGCCTAGTGGAAGCATATAAATCATCACTCCAGGATCTGTTCCTCTTTGAATGCTGAGCACACCATTGGTTAAGGCGCGCTCGTAATAGTCTGCATAAGAGACTTCTTTGGTCCATCTAAACAGGTGGCGCGAAACctgaaatcattttatttttgtgtgctAAGATAATGGAAACAATCACAAACACATACAGATGTAAatgaagaacatgcagcgaTGAATTACTGTGTGATAATCAGTTTTCTCTCTTCTGAcagttaaaatatttatgaaaaaacttCATATACACATTTTTAACTTCCTAAGCATTACATGACGAGCTAATAAAATGACGAATAACTGGTTGTACCTTCAACATATTATAAGTTGTGCATGATTCTTCATTCTCTGTCGTTCTTAAGTTGTCTGCTATTCTCTTTGGATCACTCCTAtgcaaaaattgaagaaaaagagttaagaaagaAATTTAGAATTGGTTATCAACTAATAAAGGAACAGAACATTTCTATTTGATGTCCCTTGTAGCAAACAATTATTCAACAGATAATTTCAAATGCAaatgaaaaaactaaaactaaaaatgcaaAATCTTAATACCAGAACTCGCTGACTGATGTCCCTCCAGTTGCATAGCTGTGAGAAGAGTTTACGAGGTCCATAAAGAATGTCCCAATTTGCTAAAACACCAATAAACACGAACAAATCTCAGAAATTTGAAAGGCATGACAAATATTAAGTTGTGCTGGGCTTAATGATTACTTCCAATACAAATatacaaaacaaatattatgAGTAGACATGTAATTTGAAGCTTGAATGACGGATATACTGCATATTAGTccaataaatagaaaataaatacaattccATTCAAACTTAATGAAACATACATCAGTAATGTACAATGTGAGGGAAGCAACTTACCTTATACAGTGGATCGCCTGTGATTTCATACCGCATTTGAGATCCAACAACAACTGGGATATGTGTATTGGCATGAAAATTAGCTATGTCATTAGCCTACATGAGAAaagagaattttaaaattaactctTGGACCTTGACTTAAAATTAGATAAGATTTCTACAATAGAATAAAAGACCCTAAGTTCAACATTCAAATATCTGATTGTTTCATTTGGAGGTCAGCACAACATTATAAATAACATTCGAGAAGAATAAACTCGTTTTTTAGTGcataaaaagaggaaaattgatatattttccTCATTACATGatatgtttttcataaaaaaaacttgaggaTTTACAAAGCAGCAACCTTACTGTTTCACTAGGGCTTGccctcaaaaaaattaaaattgaaagaaggaaaagaatTAAACTTTACATGGAAACTTTCGAGGTATATACTGTATGCACTTTTACAGAGGTCATGACTGTATAGTACTATGCGGACTTGAGGACTAAATCACAATTATGTCATATAGAATACTGTTATCATTACCTGCATTGCAAGCAACCCTAAAAAGCATGGCTTGTCAAAAAGGTGAGCCAACACTAGGTGCTTAGAATCTCCCTGCATAGAAAAACATAACAACTTTGATTCCAAAGTGAAGTGTGCTATAATAATGAAAACTATTACAGGTAAGCCAATTCTTGTAAAATATCTAAACTATGGACTATAATCCATTTATGTTAAccattatgcttaaataaacaAGTCTACAATTCAAGAACATCATACAAGCAAACAAAGCAATAAGAGTAAAAGAAATTACACAAACTAGTTAACTTACCGTTATGCTGTATAATCTGTAAAGGACATCATTCATCCCTCCAGTTTCCTCATTCAGTGATTCATAATGCCTATTTACAGTGTACTTTGTTATTACATTCTGCACTCTGTTGTAGAAGTAATCAACCATCCATGTTACCATTTTTAGAGCTTGAGGGTTTCCAGCAAAAGTATGTTGATCCAAGAGGCCAGCCAAGATCTGTCAAAGCTGAATAGTTGAAATTCCACAACATAAGGTCGAAAGCACTTGCGTAATCAAAATCCACTTTTTGATTGTACCTTGTGAATGGTATAATAGGGGGCCCAAACAGGTTGGACAGTTTCAAATCGATCAAAAAACTCAGACGGAAATGCAGATAGATACCCGGTTCCAATTTTCTCCTGACAGGCAGACAGACCAGCAACAAGAGATGACAT
The nucleotide sequence above comes from Glycine soja cultivar W05 chromosome 11, ASM419377v2, whole genome shotgun sequence. Encoded proteins:
- the LOC114376681 gene encoding uncharacterized protein LOC114376681 isoform X1, giving the protein MSIFATSMPVLSIVHPRRMEAFVFVFVAILLCGCVAAKECTNIPTQSHTFRYELLMSKNATWKAEVMDHYHLTPTDETVWADLLPRKFLSEQNQHDWGVMYRKIKNMGVFKSGEGFLKEVPLQDVRLHKDSIHARAQQTNLEYLLMLDVDSLIWSFRKTAGLSTPGTPYGGWEGPEVELRGHFVGHYLSASALMWASTQNDTLKQKMSSLVAGLSACQEKIGTGYLSAFPSEFFDRFETVQPVWAPYYTIHKILAGLLDQHTFAGNPQALKMVTWMVDYFYNRVQNVITKYTVNRHYESLNEETGGMNDVLYRLYSITGDSKHLVLAHLFDKPCFLGLLAMQANDIANFHANTHIPVVVGSQMRYEITGDPLYKQIGTFFMDLVNSSHSYATGGTSVSEFWSDPKRIADNLRTTENEESCTTYNMLKVSRHLFRWTKEVSYADYYERALTNGVLSIQRGTDPGVMIYMLPLGFAVSKARTGHSWGTQFDSFWCCYGTGIESFSKLGDSIYFEEEGKDPTLYIIQYIPSSFNWKSGKILLNQTVVPVASSDPYLRVTFTFSPVENTLSTLNFRLPSWTLLDGAKGILNGQTLSLPNPGKYLSVTRQWSGSDKLTLQLPLTVRTEAIKDDRPEYASVQAILYGPYLLAGHTTGGDWDLKAGANNADWITPIPASYNSQLVSFFRDFEGSTFVLTNSNKSVSMQKLPEYGTDLTLQATFRIVLKDSSSKFSTLADANDRSVMLEPFDFPGMNVIHQGAGKPLLIADSSHGGPSSVFLLVPGLDGRNETVSLESQSNKGCYVYSGMSPSSGVKLSCKSDSDATFNKATSFVALQGLSQYNPISFVAKGTNRNFLLQPLLSFRDEHYTVYFNIQD
- the LOC114376681 gene encoding uncharacterized protein LOC114376681 isoform X2, with translation MRRMEAFVFVFVAILLCGCVAAKECTNIPTQSHTFRYELLMSKNATWKAEVMDHYHLTPTDETVWADLLPRKFLSEQNQHDWGVMYRKIKNMGVFKSGEGFLKEVPLQDVRLHKDSIHARAQQTNLEYLLMLDVDSLIWSFRKTAGLSTPGTPYGGWEGPEVELRGHFVGHYLSASALMWASTQNDTLKQKMSSLVAGLSACQEKIGTGYLSAFPSEFFDRFETVQPVWAPYYTIHKILAGLLDQHTFAGNPQALKMVTWMVDYFYNRVQNVITKYTVNRHYESLNEETGGMNDVLYRLYSITGDSKHLVLAHLFDKPCFLGLLAMQANDIANFHANTHIPVVVGSQMRYEITGDPLYKQIGTFFMDLVNSSHSYATGGTSVSEFWSDPKRIADNLRTTENEESCTTYNMLKVSRHLFRWTKEVSYADYYERALTNGVLSIQRGTDPGVMIYMLPLGFAVSKARTGHSWGTQFDSFWCCYGTGIESFSKLGDSIYFEEEGKDPTLYIIQYIPSSFNWKSGKILLNQTVVPVASSDPYLRVTFTFSPVENTLSTLNFRLPSWTLLDGAKGILNGQTLSLPNPGKYLSVTRQWSGSDKLTLQLPLTVRTEAIKDDRPEYASVQAILYGPYLLAGHTTGGDWDLKAGANNADWITPIPASYNSQLVSFFRDFEGSTFVLTNSNKSVSMQKLPEYGTDLTLQATFRIVLKDSSSKFSTLADANDRSVMLEPFDFPGMNVIHQGAGKPLLIADSSHGGPSSVFLLVPGLDGRNETVSLESQSNKGCYVYSGMSPSSGVKLSCKSDSDATFNKATSFVALQGLSQYNPISFVAKGTNRNFLLQPLLSFRDEHYTVYFNIQD
- the LOC114376681 gene encoding uncharacterized protein LOC114376681 isoform X3; translation: MEAFVFVFVAILLCGCVAAKECTNIPTQSHTFRYELLMSKNATWKAEVMDHYHLTPTDETVWADLLPRKFLSEQNQHDWGVMYRKIKNMGVFKSGEGFLKEVPLQDVRLHKDSIHARAQQTNLEYLLMLDVDSLIWSFRKTAGLSTPGTPYGGWEGPEVELRGHFVGHYLSASALMWASTQNDTLKQKMSSLVAGLSACQEKIGTGYLSAFPSEFFDRFETVQPVWAPYYTIHKILAGLLDQHTFAGNPQALKMVTWMVDYFYNRVQNVITKYTVNRHYESLNEETGGMNDVLYRLYSITGDSKHLVLAHLFDKPCFLGLLAMQANDIANFHANTHIPVVVGSQMRYEITGDPLYKQIGTFFMDLVNSSHSYATGGTSVSEFWSDPKRIADNLRTTENEESCTTYNMLKVSRHLFRWTKEVSYADYYERALTNGVLSIQRGTDPGVMIYMLPLGFAVSKARTGHSWGTQFDSFWCCYGTGIESFSKLGDSIYFEEEGKDPTLYIIQYIPSSFNWKSGKILLNQTVVPVASSDPYLRVTFTFSPVENTLSTLNFRLPSWTLLDGAKGILNGQTLSLPNPGKYLSVTRQWSGSDKLTLQLPLTVRTEAIKDDRPEYASVQAILYGPYLLAGHTTGGDWDLKAGANNADWITPIPASYNSQLVSFFRDFEGSTFVLTNSNKSVSMQKLPEYGTDLTLQATFRIVLKDSSSKFSTLADANDRSVMLEPFDFPGMNVIHQGAGKPLLIADSSHGGPSSVFLLVPGLDGRNETVSLESQSNKGCYVYSGMSPSSGVKLSCKSDSDATFNKATSFVALQGLSQYNPISFVAKGTNRNFLLQPLLSFRDEHYTVYFNIQD